The Methylomagnum ishizawai genome has a window encoding:
- a CDS encoding HMA2 domain-containing protein, with amino-acid sequence MKHIEPPAPSVVHNQVPGRIRLLVPVIKHKRTFAGLLRQNLLKGPAGKGIYHAEPNIVTGTVLIKYHRAVYSETEILRWVERIARKIALGEIEITAKHKNPRLGKMLPGAFFTRELLVSICGNVIAGLVLAAMVSG; translated from the coding sequence TCGTCCATAACCAAGTTCCTGGCAGGATTCGCCTGCTCGTCCCCGTCATCAAGCATAAGCGGACCTTCGCCGGCCTGCTCAGGCAAAACCTATTGAAAGGCCCGGCGGGCAAAGGTATCTACCACGCGGAACCCAATATCGTCACCGGCACCGTCCTCATCAAATACCATCGGGCCGTTTATTCCGAAACCGAAATCCTGCGCTGGGTCGAAAGGATAGCCCGGAAAATCGCCCTCGGCGAAATAGAAATCACGGCCAAACACAAGAATCCAAGGCTGGGTAAAATGCTGCCGGGAGCGTTTTTCACGCGGGAATTGCTGGTGAGTATCTGCGGGAATGTCATCGCCGGACTGGTGTTGGCGGCGATGGTGTCCGGCTAG